One Chloroflexota bacterium genomic window carries:
- a CDS encoding competence/damage-inducible protein A, which yields MTHAAVSCEIIAVGNELLIGDAQDTNTYWLIGQLTGLGGFVRRCVIVRDEFPAIAGALHAGIDAGSRLILLSGGLGPTGDDLTLAAVAAALGRPLVEHAEALSMLTKRYAELAARGWLPSGAMNDARRKMALFPEGAEPIYNPVGGAPAAMLEVGSSTVVCLPGVPAELKGIFTESMAPLLNRLFGSATYAMHTVIVNCQDESLMASELQGVVDRHPRVYIKSRARRFGPEIAIRVSLSTTGPDGGVVDSVLGAAERDLAEAMARLGLTCTPAAD from the coding sequence ATGACGCACGCTGCGGTTTCCTGCGAGATCATCGCCGTCGGGAACGAGTTGCTGATCGGCGATGCGCAGGATACGAACACGTACTGGCTGATTGGTCAGTTGACCGGGCTGGGCGGGTTCGTGCGCCGCTGCGTGATCGTGCGCGACGAGTTCCCGGCGATTGCCGGTGCGCTGCACGCCGGCATTGATGCCGGCAGCCGGCTGATTCTATTGTCGGGCGGACTGGGGCCGACTGGCGATGATTTGACGCTGGCCGCGGTCGCCGCCGCGCTGGGGCGCCCGCTCGTGGAGCATGCCGAGGCGCTGTCCATGCTGACGAAGCGTTATGCGGAACTGGCGGCACGGGGCTGGCTTCCATCCGGCGCGATGAACGATGCGCGCCGCAAGATGGCGCTCTTCCCGGAAGGGGCGGAACCGATCTACAATCCGGTCGGCGGCGCGCCTGCGGCGATGCTCGAGGTCGGGAGCTCAACCGTGGTTTGCCTGCCCGGTGTGCCCGCCGAACTGAAAGGCATCTTCACCGAGTCGATGGCGCCGCTGCTGAACCGGCTGTTCGGCTCGGCAACCTATGCGATGCATACCGTCATCGTGAACTGCCAGGACGAGTCGCTGATGGCGTCGGAGTTGCAGGGCGTCGTCGATCGTCACCCACGCGTCTATATCAAGTCGCGCGCGCGGCGTTTTGGCCCGGAGATCGCCATTCGCGTTTCGCTTTCCACAACCGGTCCGGATGGAGGGGTGGTTGACAGCGTGCTGGGCGCGGCGGAACGGGACCTGGCGGAAGCGATGGCGCGGCTAGGGTTGACTTGCACGCCGGCCGCGGATTAG